The following is a genomic window from Niabella soli DSM 19437.
TCACCTGCTGCAAATGCCCCGCGCAACCCATACAGTGTGGCTCTGTCCCAAAACGTTTTATTTCCGGCAAGGGAAGCCAGCCCGTCGGCAGTCCACAGGCGTTCCGAAAACAGGGCATCGATCGTTCCCTGCTTCCTGTCAAAGAGATCCATTACCAATGGTGTGGCAATCCAGGCGCGCAGGGTATCATTTCCTTTATAGTAACGATAGGTTTTAAATCCTTCCACCGTAGCACCAAAATATTTTTCAATATTGATACGCATCTGTGCGGCCTGATCGGTATAGCCTTTTACCTGCGCAGCGGGCTTCCCCAGGGCCTTTGCCAGCATTGCGGCAGACACCAATCCATCATAATATAAACAACTCGTATTCAAATTTGCATTGCCCGAAGGAAACCGTCCCTCCAGTTCATCCCTGTTGCTCCACACCACGCCTTCATCATTAATTTTTCGCTTGCAATACTCCAGGCACCATTCGATCAGCGGCCATAATACTCTTGCAGAATCAGCGCTACCGTTGGCTAGTGCAAAGCGACCGGCGCCATAGGCGATCATAGCCATATCGCCACGGTCTCCGGCTCCGTGCCAGGTGCCCCGGCCCTCGTCAATAATGGAGCTGGGTATGGGCTTATACTCAGGGTTCATATAACCGGCAAACAAACGGTAGGCGTTCATGGCAGACTTTGTTCCGATCTTATCGCCCAGGAATGCAAAAAAAGGATTGACATATTCCGCCTGGTCATTAGCCCATATGGCGGCGTAGTACCGCAGGCCGCCAGGACTGTGCATGAATCCGCCTTTTGTATTATAGATACTTTCGGTGCCTCTTATCTTGGCAAAATAAAACATAGTGTTCAATACACGGTCCGGTGTTTCCAGTTGCAGCAGCGAGGTAATTTCCTTTACTCTTTCCTGCCTCGCCGCTTCTTCCTTATTTATATTTACATCCATCAGCGGCGTAGCAGCCCCGGCAATGGCCTGGTAGCTGATACCAAATACCACAGAATCTCCGGGGGCAACGGTTTTCAGCCCGTCACCAACGGTGGCAACAATAAAGCGCAGCGGTCCTTCGCTAGCCCGTTCGGGAGCAGGCCGCACCTCCCGCCGCATATATTCCATTTCTATTTTTGCCGCCTGGCTTCCCTTATTAATAAAGACTAATTTTTCAACAGCAAGCGCTTTATCTACCGAGGGGAAAAACGATCTTTTTAAGATAATGGACCCATCCTTGCCGATCGAGCTCTCTGCGGTAAGCATACCATCAAACCGGATCGTTGCTGTTTTTTCCGGCTGATCTTCCATAACGGTGGCATTATACACACCCTTTTTCATCAGTTTATCATTCAGCAAAATCCGGGGCAGGTTTTCATCATCCACACTATACATCATGGAAGATATGGTTCTGGCCGGCAACAGGCGAAAAGTGGGATAAACAAAAGTCCGTACATAGGAAGGTTTCTTTGATTCATCCACTCCGTATTGCAACCAAAGGGAAACTTTCTGTCCGCTCATTTCAATATGATCTTCGTGTGGAAGACGGTCTTTTACCTGCCAAAGGATACTTCCGTCCTGTTGTATAGCCCAACGGTCCTGCACCGGGGTTGCTTGCTGCGCATTGGCATTTGTAAAAAATGCCAATGCTGTACTAATAGCCAAATAATATTTCTTCATTATAGATGCGTTCAATAAATAACATTTACACAACTCAAACATATGATATCACCGTAAAAAATACAATTATAAATCCTTAGGCTACCACCCCGGGTTCTGCGGATAAGGGTCGCCGGTAATAGTCGCATCAATCTGTGCCTGTGGAATGGGCCGCAGGATGTGTTTGTCGATAATATTGGGCGCCGCTTCAGGATTATGAAGCCGTACCCGTTCCAAAAGTTTACCAGTCCGCACCAGGTCCCACCAACGCACCATTTCACCACATAATTCGCGGGAGCGCTCATCCAGGATAAAATTTAGTGAAATATCTGCTGCCGTTATATCCATCAGTTGTGGATTAGCACCGGTAGCCGCTGCGCGTTCCCGCAAGAGGTTCAGATACTTTACGGCATTGGGAACATCGCCATCCATAAATGCCGCCTCTGCTGCAACGAGGTAGGTTTCCGCCAGTCTGAAAACAATCACCGGTCGTACCGAGGGATCATTTAAGTTGGCCCGCTTGGTATCAAAATATTTTTTCATTGCAGGCGAAAGATTATTCGCGTATTTACGTGGAGGCATCAGCAAATATTTCGCGGCTTTTATCTGGGCATCTGAAGCATCCACACCCGGCATGTAAATAGCCGTATCGCCAAAAGCAAATTTGGGCTGCCCCGAAACTGCGCCCGCCGGCGCTCCTGCCGGAAGCGGGTTGGGCCAAACGGGATACCCTTTGGGATCGGGATTATTGGCATACCAAACTGTTTGAAATGTTTTACTATAGCGGCTGTCAATAACTTTTTCTTTATAAACAGTATCTGTAAGCCATCTTGTGGGTATGCACCGGATATATGGTCTGCCGTAATCCATACTGCGCACCATTCCGGGTTGCTTTTCATACTGAGGCACCCACATATGATTTAAAACATTATCTGCGCTGAAGTTGGATATACCGCTGTTGTTGGGCCCGTTATAAGCCAGGTTGGACGTATGCTGCACGGACCAGAGCACTTCCGCATTGTCTTCATTTCCCTCGGCAAACACTTTTCCAAAATCCGGCAGCAGCCCTAACCCAATAGACGCACTTCCGCTGATCAGATCTGTTGCGGTAAGGTAGGCGTTGTGGTAGTCATCAGGCTTTTTCGCAGCCGATCCTGCGCGCGCCAGGTATACTTTTGCCAGTACATGTTTGGCTGCAGCCGCGGTAGCCTTCCCCGGCAACACCCCGGTACTTTTGGGGCTCGCGGGCAGTATGGCAATCGCCGCCTTCAGGTCCTCAATGATAAAATCATACATATCTGCCAAACTACTCCTTGTTGCGGATGTTGTGGGCGTTGCCTGAAAATCCTTATTGAGCGTTACCCCGCCGTAGAATTGCACCAGTATGAAATAATAATTGGCGCGCAGGAATTTCACCTCACCAATAAGTTTATCTTTTGCAGCCTGCGGCAGGTCTACTTTAGCTGCATTATCAATAAGTCCGTTACAGGTATTTATAAAAGTGTATGCAGCCTTCCAGATATTGGCAACCGATCCATTGGTGGAGGTGTAATTGCTGCTGTACAGGTTAATATCGCTGTTGCCATCGATCCCCCGCATAAACTCATCCGTTCCGATACAGGTCATGGTAAACAGATCCTGTGCGCCCCAGAAATTACGCATACCCGCATAAGCCGCGTCCACACCCTGCTGGAAGCCCTGTGTGGTGGAGAAAAAATCAGGCACCAGGGTGGCCTTCGGGTCCTCTACTAAAAATTTGCTGCATCCGGACAGCGCCATTATTATCGTAAAGAAAAATATAATTCGTTTCATGTGTCTATTTTTAAAAGGTAACATTTACTCCAAGGATCATTGATCGTACAGGTGGCGTGTCAATGCCTACTGTTCCCGCGCCTTCAGGATCCAACCCTCCCGCTTTCCGGTAGGGTGCATAGAGTATAAATGGATCCGAGGCTGTAACATAAGCGCGGAACGCCTTTAATCCTAACTGGCTTACCCATCGCGCGGGAAGCGTATATCCAAGGCTTAGTGTACGGATCTTGATAAAGCTTCCGTCAAAATAGCCCAGCAGGGACCGGTAGGCCGGGTTGGTGGTGGCAGCATTGGGTTTGGGAAATTGATTCTGGTGATTATCGGGCGTCCAGTAATCTACCTGCATATTATTGTAAGTGCCCTGGTAAGTGTTCACAAAATTTCCCCCGTACAGACTGCTGTTCATCATAAAGCCCATTCTCGCAAAAGCCACAACAGTAAAATCAAAGCCTTTAAAAGCGATGCGTTGCGTAGTACCTCCCTGCCATTTAGGCTGGCTGGTGCCTACGATGATCCGGTCGTAGGTTGCGTCAATTTTTCCGTCGGGCACGCCCTGGGGCCCACTCACATCCGCAACTTTAATAGTACCGATCACAGAAGACGTTCCCGTAAGGGTTAACCCTAATGATTTGGCCAGCGCAGAATCTGCTGAGGTATTCTGCCAGATCCCTAATCGCTTATAATCATAAAATACATCAATGGGACTGCCAACAAACCATCCATTGCCTACATCGCTCAACACGCCATTGGCCAGTTGTTTAATAACACCTCGGTTGATTGAAAAATTAAAATCGCTGGACCAGGAAAAACCCTGTTCCCGCTTCGCCTGGATATTTTCTGTATGCAGGGTGATCTCCATCCCTTTATTTTCTGTTTTGCCAATATTGGTTACTATTTTATTAGGGATACCGGAGGTTGGAGGCAGTGTTTGCGGTAACAACAAGGAATTGGTGTATTGATGATACAATTCAATGGAGCCGCTGACCCTGTCCTTAAGTACGCTAAAGTCTATCCCGATATTAGCCGTTGCCGTATTCTCCCAGGTCAGCTTTGGATTGGGCGCGTTGGAAGGATACACACCGGTGGTAGTAGTACTTCCGTAATTGTACACTAGCGGAGACAAAGACCCCAGCGTCTGGTAGGGATCAATAGCGGTATTACCCACCATTCCATATCCGGCCCTCAGTTTCAGGCTTGAGAATATTTCGGATCCTTTTAAGAATTTTTCATTCCCTAAGTTCCATGCCGCAGAAGCAGATGGAAAAACGTGATACTTATTACCCGGAGCCAGGCGGGAAGAGCCGTCCGACCGCATAGTAAGCGTAAGCAGGTAACGGTTATCAAAGCCATAGTTCAATCTTCCCATATAGGATAAAATATCCCATTTTGAATAAGCGCCCTTACCCGTCAGATTAGAGCCATACACGGGATTATAGAAGGCCAGGTAGTCCGCAGAAATATCTGTATTGTCAAATTGATTCGACTGGCTTTGCGATTGCTGCAAACTGTAAAGGCCTGTGAAATTTATATGATGTTTTGCTGCAAACGTTTTTTCATATACCAGTAAATTTTCTATCGTGTAGTCGGTGCTCAATGCCGTTCTGTTAGAGGAGGTGGAGGGCTTACCCAGGTTATAAGTCGTTTTGCTGGCATAGAAATTACCATACACATCACTGCGTATCTCGGCTCCTGCATTCAGACGATACTTCAGTCCGTCCAGCAGATTGATCTCACCATAAAACGTAGTAAAAGTCCCCAACCGTTTCCGGGTTTCCACCACTGCATTCTTTTCAAAATCCGCCAAAGGGTTCCACACCTGGCTGGCGCTGCCCGGAACAAAATTGTTGAGCACGGCTCCTGTTGAATCAAAAGGCGATACCAGGGGACTTGCCCGTAACGCCTGCGCCATCGGGTTGGCGCTTTCTCCTTTTCGGGTTGAAAAATTATTTAATGAGCTCAACCCGATTTTAATGCGTTTGCCTAATTTTTGGTCCACACTAATTTTGACAGAATAGCGCTCAAACGATTGTCCCGGATAAATCCCGGTTTGATTAAAGTACCCTCCTGAAACAGCATACTGGGTTTTATCTGTCCCCGCTGATACGCCTACCTGGTGATCCGTAATGATCCCCGTTTTGTAGATGTATTGTTGCCAGTTAGTGCTTCTTCCGGTTTTAACCCCTTCTACTTCTGCCGGGTCAAATACGCCGTTTGTAAGAAAAAGCGGATCATCCAACCCTGTATATTTACCGGGGTTGGCATTAATATTCGCCCATTTTTTTAATGTGGCAAATTCCTGTCCATTCATAACAGGAAATTCATCGGTTATTTTAGAAGTGCCTATATAACCGCTATAGGTAACCACAGGCGTTGATCCTGCTTTACCTCGTTTTGTGGTGATCAATAATACGCCATTTGCTCCGCGCGATCCGTAAATAGACGTGGCGGAGGCATCTTTTAATATTTCAACAGATACCACATCATCCTGGTTCAGATCTGCTATACTACCATTAAACGGGACGCCATCTACTACGATCAACGGGCTGTTAGAAGCACCCAGTGAGCGGGAGCCCCGGATCAGTATACTGGGCGTTGCACCGGGCTTGCTGTTGGCGCCGCTTCGCTGAATATCCACTCCCGCTGCCTGTCCCTGCAAAGCATTGCTAAGGTTGGAGGCAGGAACATTTTTAATGGCCTGCTCGCTTACGGAGGCAATGGCGCCGGTGATATCCCTTTTTCGCTGGGTTCCGTAGCCCACCACAATCACTTCATCTCCAGTTTTAATATTTGTTTGCAGAACGATACTAAGGGGCTCCGGCCCGGTTACGCTTACTTCCTGTTGCAAAAAGCCCACGCCGGAAAAGACCAGCACCGCTTTACTGTTCGCAACCTCAATGCTAAATCTTCCATTGGCATCCGTCGTTGTTCCACGCGTGGTGCCTTTCTCTATAATGTTGATCCCTGTTAACGGCTTGCCGCTTTCATCCGTAACCGTCCCTTCTACGTGAATTGCCGCCGGTATCGCATTGCCATTAAGGTTTATAACAGCCATCCCGGCCTGCAGGTCCTTTGCCCAAACCAACGCCGGGCATAGCAGGATGACCAAAGCAATTGTCCATAATCGTTTATTCATGTGTATTCGTTTTAGGAGAGACTAAAAGCTAAACAGGCTTAGAAGCCGGAACGTCGTTGAGGCGGTACGTTTGAGGCAAGTGAAAAATAAGCCTTTCAT
Proteins encoded in this region:
- a CDS encoding SusC/RagA family TonB-linked outer membrane protein; protein product: MNKRLWTIALVILLCPALVWAKDLQAGMAVINLNGNAIPAAIHVEGTVTDESGKPLTGINIIEKGTTRGTTTDANGRFSIEVANSKAVLVFSGVGFLQQEVSVTGPEPLSIVLQTNIKTGDEVIVVGYGTQRKRDITGAIASVSEQAIKNVPASNLSNALQGQAAGVDIQRSGANSKPGATPSILIRGSRSLGASNSPLIVVDGVPFNGSIADLNQDDVVSVEILKDASATSIYGSRGANGVLLITTKRGKAGSTPVVTYSGYIGTSKITDEFPVMNGQEFATLKKWANINANPGKYTGLDDPLFLTNGVFDPAEVEGVKTGRSTNWQQYIYKTGIITDHQVGVSAGTDKTQYAVSGGYFNQTGIYPGQSFERYSVKISVDQKLGKRIKIGLSSLNNFSTRKGESANPMAQALRASPLVSPFDSTGAVLNNFVPGSASQVWNPLADFEKNAVVETRKRLGTFTTFYGEINLLDGLKYRLNAGAEIRSDVYGNFYASKTTYNLGKPSTSSNRTALSTDYTIENLLVYEKTFAAKHHINFTGLYSLQQSQSQSNQFDNTDISADYLAFYNPVYGSNLTGKGAYSKWDILSYMGRLNYGFDNRYLLTLTMRSDGSSRLAPGNKYHVFPSASAAWNLGNEKFLKGSEIFSSLKLRAGYGMVGNTAIDPYQTLGSLSPLVYNYGSTTTTGVYPSNAPNPKLTWENTATANIGIDFSVLKDRVSGSIELYHQYTNSLLLPQTLPPTSGIPNKIVTNIGKTENKGMEITLHTENIQAKREQGFSWSSDFNFSINRGVIKQLANGVLSDVGNGWFVGSPIDVFYDYKRLGIWQNTSADSALAKSLGLTLTGTSSVIGTIKVADVSGPQGVPDGKIDATYDRIIVGTSQPKWQGGTTQRIAFKGFDFTVVAFARMGFMMNSSLYGGNFVNTYQGTYNNMQVDYWTPDNHQNQFPKPNAATTNPAYRSLLGYFDGSFIKIRTLSLGYTLPARWVSQLGLKAFRAYVTASDPFILYAPYRKAGGLDPEGAGTVGIDTPPVRSMILGVNVTF
- a CDS encoding RagB/SusD family nutrient uptake outer membrane protein, giving the protein MKRIIFFFTIIMALSGCSKFLVEDPKATLVPDFFSTTQGFQQGVDAAYAGMRNFWGAQDLFTMTCIGTDEFMRGIDGNSDINLYSSNYTSTNGSVANIWKAAYTFINTCNGLIDNAAKVDLPQAAKDKLIGEVKFLRANYYFILVQFYGGVTLNKDFQATPTTSATRSSLADMYDFIIEDLKAAIAILPASPKSTGVLPGKATAAAAKHVLAKVYLARAGSAAKKPDDYHNAYLTATDLISGSASIGLGLLPDFGKVFAEGNEDNAEVLWSVQHTSNLAYNGPNNSGISNFSADNVLNHMWVPQYEKQPGMVRSMDYGRPYIRCIPTRWLTDTVYKEKVIDSRYSKTFQTVWYANNPDPKGYPVWPNPLPAGAPAGAVSGQPKFAFGDTAIYMPGVDASDAQIKAAKYLLMPPRKYANNLSPAMKKYFDTKRANLNDPSVRPVIVFRLAETYLVAAEAAFMDGDVPNAVKYLNLLRERAAATGANPQLMDITAADISLNFILDERSRELCGEMVRWWDLVRTGKLLERVRLHNPEAAPNIIDKHILRPIPQAQIDATITGDPYPQNPGW